One Dietzia sp. JS16-p6b genomic window carries:
- a CDS encoding nitrite reductase, with the protein MSDSGPTRRTRTDMCPGVHRPWPAEDGALVRLRIPGGRVSPESLAALRRVAQSYGDGDVHVTTRANLQLRALPMGRDGHLVDEVVAAIAATGLLPAPAHELVRNVLVSPLTGLVGGRADLRPVTDRLDAGLRADAGLAGLSGRFLFVLDDGRGDLVDRPADLGLAALDADVVQLRVAEDWAAVVPVDEAADRLLGLARDFADARGSGREAPWHVRELPVPLTAAHPGDERLPAPAPALPYGPVPGAPGRIEHIGAPGGVLTGALIDRLTGEDVLELIVTPWRGVLTVRT; encoded by the coding sequence GTGAGCGATTCCGGACCGACCCGCCGCACCCGCACCGACATGTGCCCCGGCGTGCATCGCCCGTGGCCCGCCGAGGACGGGGCCCTGGTCCGACTGCGCATCCCGGGCGGCCGGGTGTCACCGGAGTCCCTCGCCGCGCTACGCCGGGTCGCCCAGAGTTACGGAGACGGCGACGTCCACGTGACGACCCGCGCGAACCTACAGCTGCGGGCCCTGCCGATGGGCCGGGACGGCCACCTCGTCGACGAGGTCGTGGCGGCCATCGCCGCGACCGGGCTGCTCCCCGCCCCGGCGCACGAACTCGTCCGCAACGTGCTCGTCTCCCCGCTCACCGGTCTGGTCGGGGGCAGGGCCGATCTGCGCCCGGTGACCGACCGACTCGACGCCGGGCTCCGGGCCGATGCCGGTCTGGCGGGACTCTCGGGCCGGTTCCTGTTCGTCCTCGACGACGGCCGCGGCGACCTCGTCGACCGCCCCGCGGACCTGGGGTTGGCGGCCCTCGACGCCGACGTCGTGCAACTGCGGGTGGCCGAGGACTGGGCGGCCGTCGTGCCCGTCGACGAGGCGGCCGACCGCCTGCTCGGACTCGCCCGCGACTTCGCCGACGCCCGCGGATCCGGCCGCGAGGCGCCCTGGCACGTGCGTGAACTCCCGGTGCCGCTCACCGCCGCCCACCCGGGGGACGAGCGACTCCCCGCCCCCGCGCCCGCGTTGCCGTACGGCCCCGTCCCCGGAGCGCCGGGACGGATCGAGCACATCGGGGCGCCGGGCGGGGTCCTCACGGGCGCGCTGATCGATCGCCTCACCGGCGAGGACGTCCTCGAGCTCATCGTCACCCCGTGGCGCGGCGTCCTCACCGTGCGCACGTAG